In Pseudoduganella albidiflava, a single window of DNA contains:
- a CDS encoding DMT family transporter: MVTAVAMFSIMDTAMKLLAARYPAMQVTVLRAFSSMPLVCAYVAYRGGFHGIFKVNWPLQLLRGALGIAMLTLFAYGLKSLPLSETYSVFFIAPALITALSVFILKERVDGMQWLAIGVGLVGVLVVLRPEGTSFISVAGLAILGSAACYAVSAIASRMLSRTDSNEKIMFWLLVMIGAGSLPLALPSWVALRWDDWPVIATLALSGFFGQLAITKAFSMGKASIVAPFEYTALAWGVAIDWALWSTLPDGWTLVGAAIIIGSGIYLVRREAVHSEAEHP; the protein is encoded by the coding sequence ATGGTCACGGCCGTCGCGATGTTCTCCATCATGGATACGGCGATGAAGCTGCTCGCCGCCCGTTACCCGGCCATGCAGGTGACGGTGCTGCGCGCGTTTTCATCGATGCCGCTGGTGTGCGCGTACGTGGCATATCGGGGCGGGTTCCACGGCATCTTCAAGGTGAACTGGCCGTTGCAGCTGCTGCGCGGCGCGCTCGGTATCGCCATGCTGACACTGTTCGCCTATGGCCTGAAGTCGCTGCCGCTGTCGGAAACGTATTCCGTGTTCTTCATCGCGCCCGCGCTGATCACGGCGCTGTCGGTGTTCATCCTGAAGGAGCGGGTGGACGGCATGCAGTGGCTGGCCATCGGCGTGGGCCTGGTCGGCGTGCTGGTGGTGCTGCGGCCCGAGGGCACCAGCTTCATTTCCGTCGCCGGGCTGGCGATCCTCGGCTCGGCGGCCTGCTATGCGGTATCGGCGATCGCCAGCCGGATGCTGTCGCGCACCGATTCGAACGAGAAGATCATGTTCTGGCTGCTGGTGATGATCGGTGCCGGCTCGCTGCCGCTGGCGTTGCCGTCCTGGGTGGCGCTGCGCTGGGACGACTGGCCGGTGATCGCCACGCTGGCCTTGTCCGGCTTTTTCGGCCAGCTGGCGATCACCAAGGCATTCAGCATGGGCAAGGCATCGATCGTGGCGCCCTTCGAATACACGGCGCTGGCCTGGGGCGTGGCGATCGACTGGGCGTTGTGGAGCACGCTGCCGGATGGCTGGACCCTGGTGGGCGCGGCGATCATCATCGGCAGCGGCATCTACCTGGTGCGGCGCGAGGCGGTGCACAGCGAGGCCGAGCACCCCTGA
- a CDS encoding SET domain-containing protein produces MTTSTAKPKTSALFEVHDSPIHGKGVFARRAIPAGTRIIEYTGEIVDWDETCRRTAEKGGPINHTFFFTLNNGLLIDGGAGGNESRFINHSCDPNCEAMEEDDRVFIHALCDIEKGEELRYNYGLIYDERHTPAVKKAFACHCGAPNCTGIMLAPKKRSRGKKAAG; encoded by the coding sequence ATGACCACGTCCACTGCCAAACCGAAAACTTCCGCCCTGTTCGAAGTGCACGATTCGCCGATCCACGGCAAGGGCGTCTTCGCCCGCCGCGCGATCCCGGCCGGTACCCGGATCATCGAATATACCGGCGAGATCGTGGATTGGGACGAGACCTGCCGGCGCACCGCCGAGAAGGGCGGCCCGATCAACCATACGTTCTTCTTCACGCTCAATAACGGCCTGCTGATCGACGGCGGCGCCGGCGGCAACGAGTCGCGCTTCATCAATCACTCGTGCGATCCGAACTGCGAGGCCATGGAAGAAGACGACCGCGTATTCATCCACGCACTGTGCGACATCGAAAAAGGCGAGGAGCTGCGCTACAACTATGGCCTCATCTACGACGAGCGCCATACCCCCGCCGTGAAGAAGGCCTTCGCCTGCCACTGCGGCGCGCCGAACTGCACCGGCATCATGCTGGCGCCGAAGAAGCGCAGCCGGGGCAAGAAGGCGGCTGGCTGA
- a CDS encoding peroxiredoxin — protein sequence MTIKIGDKLPEGTLSEFIEVETEGCSLGPNTFNVQELAAGKKIAIFGLPGAYTPTCSAKHVPGFVQHAEAFKAKGVDEIWCVSVNDAFVMGAWGREQKATGIVRMMADGNAAFAKALGLDADFSKFGMGTRSQRYSMLVEDGVVTQLNIEQGGKFEVSNAETLLGQL from the coding sequence ATGACCATCAAGATCGGCGACAAACTGCCGGAAGGCACCCTGTCCGAATTCATCGAAGTCGAAACCGAAGGCTGCTCGCTGGGCCCGAACACGTTCAACGTGCAGGAACTGGCTGCCGGCAAGAAGATCGCCATCTTCGGCCTGCCGGGCGCCTACACGCCGACCTGCTCGGCCAAGCACGTTCCCGGCTTCGTCCAGCACGCCGAGGCCTTCAAGGCCAAGGGCGTGGACGAGATCTGGTGCGTCTCGGTCAACGACGCCTTCGTGATGGGCGCCTGGGGCCGCGAACAGAAAGCCACCGGCATCGTACGCATGATGGCCGACGGTAACGCCGCGTTCGCGAAGGCACTGGGCCTGGACGCCGACTTCTCGAAGTTCGGCATGGGCACCCGCTCGCAGCGCTACTCGATGCTGGTCGAAGACGGCGTCGTCACGCAGCTGAACATCGAGCAGGGCGGCAAGTTCGAAGTGTCGAACGCGGAGACGCTGCTGGGTCAGCTGTAA
- the ftsZ gene encoding cell division protein FtsZ, producing MEFDMVDNASLGTVIKVVGVGGAGGNAVQHMINKGMSGVEFIAANTDAQALSASKADNIIQIGETGLGAGMKPDVGRKLAEESRARIEDALRGAHMVFIAAGMGGGTGTGAAPIVAEVAKSLGALTVAVVSKPFSHEGQKCMEIADEGLEQLSQNVDSLIVILNEKLEEIYEDESLIEWLQHADDVLNNAVAGIAEIINVPGHINVDFNDVKTIMGEQGKAMMGTATAAGVDRARIAAEQAVASPLLDGIDLSGARGVLVNVTASRSLKGKEIKEVMAAVRAFAAPDASIAQGIAYDDSMGDSIRVTVVATGLGKNKKHVQLVPQQMLRTGTHNNPLNPQAGLAGAAASVSMGIGAAGGHSFEGKREPAVWRRESASEQVRAMEKNGMETYDIPAFLRKQAD from the coding sequence ATGGAGTTCGATATGGTCGATAACGCATCACTGGGAACGGTGATCAAGGTGGTCGGTGTTGGCGGCGCGGGCGGTAACGCGGTGCAGCACATGATCAACAAGGGCATGAGCGGCGTGGAATTCATCGCCGCCAATACCGATGCCCAGGCGTTGTCGGCTTCCAAGGCCGACAACATCATCCAGATCGGCGAGACCGGCCTGGGTGCGGGCATGAAGCCCGACGTCGGCCGCAAGCTGGCCGAGGAATCGCGCGCACGCATCGAGGATGCGCTGCGCGGTGCGCACATGGTGTTCATCGCCGCGGGCATGGGCGGCGGCACCGGCACCGGCGCCGCGCCGATCGTCGCGGAAGTGGCGAAATCGCTGGGCGCGCTGACGGTGGCGGTGGTGTCGAAGCCGTTCTCGCACGAAGGCCAGAAGTGCATGGAAATCGCCGATGAAGGCCTGGAGCAGCTGTCGCAGAACGTCGACTCGCTGATCGTGATCCTGAACGAGAAACTCGAAGAGATCTACGAAGACGAGTCGCTGATCGAATGGCTGCAGCATGCCGACGACGTGCTGAACAACGCGGTGGCCGGCATCGCCGAGATCATCAACGTGCCGGGCCACATCAACGTCGACTTCAACGACGTGAAGACGATCATGGGCGAGCAGGGCAAGGCGATGATGGGTACCGCCACCGCCGCCGGCGTGGACCGCGCTCGCATCGCCGCCGAACAGGCCGTGGCATCGCCGCTGCTGGATGGCATCGACCTGTCCGGCGCGCGCGGCGTGCTGGTCAACGTGACCGCCAGCCGCAGCCTGAAGGGCAAGGAAATCAAGGAAGTGATGGCCGCGGTGCGCGCCTTCGCCGCGCCGGACGCATCGATCGCACAGGGCATCGCCTATGACGATTCGATGGGCGATTCGATCCGCGTGACCGTGGTGGCAACGGGCCTGGGCAAGAACAAGAAGCACGTGCAGCTGGTACCGCAGCAGATGCTGCGCACGGGCACCCACAACAACCCGCTGAACCCGCAGGCCGGCCTGGCCGGCGCCGCAGCATCGGTGTCGATGGGCATCGGTGCCGCCGGTGGCCACAGCTTCGAAGGCAAGCGCGAGCCGGCCGTGTGGCGCCGCGAATCGGCTTCCGAGCAGGTGCGCGCGATGGAAAAGAACGGCATGGAAACCTACGATATCCCGGCATTCCTGCGCAAGCAGGCCGACTGA
- the ftsA gene encoding cell division protein FtsA — MTKDAKNLIVGLDIGTSKVVAVVAEVMGDGRHEVIGLGQHESKGLKKGVVVNIEATVESIQRALEEAELMADCKIRNVYAGIAGSHIRSFNSSGMVAIKEKEVTATDVARVIETAKAVNIPTDQQLLHTVPQEFIVDSQEDVREPIGMSGIRLEVKVHIVTGAVSAVQNIVKCVRRCGLEVSDLILQPMASADAVLTPDEKELGVVLIDIGGGTTDVAVFSDGAIRHTAVIPIAGDQITNDIAMALRTPTSEAEEIKIRYGVAKQVLADPGEHLEVPGLGDRGPRNLSRQALAAVIEPRVEELFAMVHQVVRESGYEGVLSSGIVLTGGSSIMPGMVEMAEDIFLKPARLGTPDYRGQLADVVRSPRYATVLGLLLEAKKQYLRGHIVTRQDGSVKAVWQRMKEWFLGNF, encoded by the coding sequence ATGACAAAAGACGCGAAAAACCTGATCGTCGGCCTCGACATCGGCACCTCGAAGGTGGTGGCCGTGGTGGCCGAGGTGATGGGCGATGGCCGCCATGAAGTGATCGGGCTGGGGCAGCACGAATCGAAGGGCCTGAAGAAGGGCGTGGTGGTCAACATCGAAGCGACCGTGGAATCCATCCAGCGCGCCCTCGAGGAGGCCGAGCTGATGGCCGACTGCAAGATCCGCAACGTGTACGCGGGTATCGCGGGCAGCCATATCCGCAGCTTCAATTCGAGCGGCATGGTGGCGATCAAGGAAAAGGAAGTCACGGCCACCGACGTGGCGCGCGTCATTGAAACGGCGAAGGCCGTTAACATTCCTACCGATCAGCAGCTGCTGCACACGGTGCCGCAGGAATTCATCGTCGACAGCCAGGAAGACGTGCGCGAGCCGATCGGCATGAGCGGCATCCGGCTGGAAGTCAAGGTACATATCGTCACGGGCGCGGTGAGCGCCGTGCAGAATATCGTCAAGTGCGTGCGGCGTTGCGGACTCGAGGTCTCGGACCTGATCCTGCAGCCGATGGCATCCGCGGATGCCGTGCTCACGCCGGACGAAAAAGAATTAGGTGTAGTGCTGATCGATATCGGCGGCGGCACCACCGACGTTGCAGTGTTCTCGGACGGCGCGATCCGCCATACGGCAGTGATCCCGATCGCCGGTGACCAGATCACCAACGACATAGCGATGGCCTTGCGAACCCCCACCTCCGAAGCGGAAGAAATCAAGATCCGCTACGGGGTGGCAAAACAGGTGCTGGCGGATCCGGGGGAACACCTGGAAGTGCCGGGCCTGGGCGACCGCGGCCCCCGCAATCTGTCCCGCCAGGCGCTGGCTGCAGTCATCGAGCCGCGCGTGGAGGAATTGTTCGCCATGGTGCACCAGGTCGTGCGCGAGTCCGGATACGAGGGCGTGCTCTCGTCCGGCATCGTGCTGACCGGCGGCTCCTCGATCATGCCCGGCATGGTTGAAATGGCGGAGGACATCTTCCTGAAACCGGCACGCCTCGGCACGCCGGATTATCGCGGCCAGCTGGCCGACGTGGTGCGCAGCCCCCGCTACGCCACCGTGCTCGGACTTCTGCTGGAAGCGAAGAAGCAGTATTTGCGCGGGCATATCGTGACGCGCCAGGACGGGTCCGTGAAGGCGGTCTGGCAACGCATGAAGGAATGGTTCCTCGGTAATTTCTGA
- a CDS encoding cell division protein FtsQ/DivIB: MWHDAKALNATASGIVALVFAVCVAAGIWWIAHRPIFDLRTIRVEAMERAELRHVNLLTLKNGTQGRIPGNFFTANLEQVRQVFEAVPWVRRATVRREWPNQLIVEVEEHEALGTWGEDGRLLSVKGDVFTANLAEAEEDHELPQFSGPDGSEKEVLSRYAELRKWFAPARLVPAGLSLSSRYAWTVTLDNGASVALGREQTPTMLKDRVARLVSVWPQLAARVPDIETIDMRYQNGLALSAAGLKIPAEKVKK, from the coding sequence ATGTGGCACGACGCGAAAGCCTTGAACGCAACCGCCAGCGGCATCGTCGCGCTGGTGTTTGCCGTTTGCGTCGCCGCCGGTATCTGGTGGATCGCGCACCGGCCGATCTTCGACCTGCGCACGATCCGTGTCGAGGCGATGGAACGGGCCGAACTGCGCCACGTGAACCTGCTGACGCTGAAGAACGGCACGCAGGGCCGCATCCCCGGCAACTTCTTCACGGCCAACCTGGAACAGGTGCGCCAGGTGTTCGAGGCGGTGCCCTGGGTGCGGCGCGCCACGGTGCGGCGCGAATGGCCGAACCAGCTGATCGTGGAAGTGGAAGAGCACGAGGCGCTGGGTACCTGGGGCGAGGATGGCCGGCTGCTGTCGGTGAAGGGCGATGTATTCACGGCCAACCTGGCCGAGGCGGAAGAGGATCACGAACTGCCGCAGTTCTCCGGACCGGACGGCAGCGAGAAGGAAGTGCTGTCGCGCTACGCCGAGCTGCGCAAGTGGTTCGCGCCGGCCAGGCTGGTGCCGGCCGGCCTGTCGCTGTCGAGCCGTTACGCGTGGACGGTGACGCTGGACAACGGCGCCAGCGTGGCGCTGGGCCGCGAGCAGACGCCGACGATGCTGAAGGACCGCGTGGCGCGGCTGGTATCGGTGTGGCCGCAGCTGGCCGCGCGCGTGCCGGACATCGAGACGATCGACATGCGCTACCAGAACGGGCTGGCGCTGTCGGCGGCGGGGCTGAAGATCCCGGCCGAAAAAGTGAAGAAATAA
- a CDS encoding D-alanine--D-alanine ligase — protein MAISKEEAQSFGKVGVLFGGRSAERDVSLMSGGGVLEALRSQGIDAHPFDPGQRSLAELAAEKFDRVFIALHGRYGEDGTLQGALELLGIPYTGSGVMASSVAMDKITTKILWLKAGLPTPDFAVLDDGADLAAVAAQLGLPLIVKPPHEGSSIGFSKVDAVGQFQAAYDKCAPLDDSVLAESFVSGREFTVAVLGAGAGARALPVVEIVAPKGNYDYQNKYFTDDVQYFCPPQLDESIQAEMRRIAVEAYRTLGCEGWARVDVLLRDSDNQPYLLEANTSPGMTSHSLVPMAARAEGMSYEALCVEILRTARLKIKG, from the coding sequence ATGGCAATTTCAAAAGAAGAAGCGCAATCGTTCGGCAAGGTCGGCGTGCTGTTCGGCGGCCGGTCCGCCGAGCGTGACGTGTCGCTGATGTCCGGCGGCGGCGTGCTCGAAGCGCTGCGCAGCCAGGGTATCGATGCCCATCCGTTCGATCCGGGCCAGCGCTCGCTGGCCGAGCTGGCGGCCGAGAAGTTCGACCGCGTGTTCATCGCGCTGCACGGCCGCTATGGCGAAGACGGCACGCTGCAGGGCGCGCTGGAATTGCTGGGCATTCCGTACACGGGCAGCGGCGTGATGGCCAGTTCGGTGGCGATGGACAAGATCACGACCAAGATCCTGTGGCTGAAGGCCGGCCTGCCGACGCCCGACTTCGCGGTGCTGGACGATGGTGCCGACCTGGCGGCCGTGGCCGCGCAACTGGGCCTGCCGCTGATCGTCAAGCCGCCGCACGAAGGTTCGTCGATCGGCTTCTCGAAAGTCGATGCGGTCGGGCAGTTCCAGGCGGCCTACGACAAGTGCGCGCCGCTGGATGACTCGGTGCTGGCCGAATCGTTCGTGTCCGGCCGCGAATTCACCGTGGCGGTGCTCGGCGCCGGTGCCGGCGCGCGCGCGCTGCCGGTGGTGGAAATCGTGGCGCCGAAAGGCAACTACGATTACCAGAACAAGTATTTCACGGACGACGTGCAGTATTTCTGCCCGCCGCAGCTCGATGAATCGATCCAGGCCGAGATGCGGCGCATCGCCGTCGAAGCCTACCGCACGCTCGGCTGCGAGGGCTGGGCGCGCGTCGATGTGCTGCTGCGCGACAGCGACAACCAGCCATACCTGCTGGAAGCGAATACCTCGCCCGGCATGACGAGCCATTCGCTGGTGCCGATGGCGGCACGCGCCGAAGGCATGTCGTACGAAGCGCTGTGCGTGGAAATCCTGCGCACCGCGCGCCTGAAGATCAAGGGATAA
- the murC gene encoding UDP-N-acetylmuramate--L-alanine ligase, with protein sequence MQHKVKNIHFVGIGGSGMSGIAEVLVTLGYNVSGSDLGSNAVTQRLADMGAKVFQGHAAEYIGAADAVVTSTAVAADNPEVVAARAKKIPIVPRAVMLGELMRLKRGIAIAGTHGKTTTTSLVASVLYQGGLDPTFVIGGRLTAAGANAKLGSGEYLVAEADESDASFLNLAPMIEVITNIDADHMETYEHDFEKLKQAFVHFTHRLPFYGRAMMCIDDAHVRSILPQVTKPVTTYGFAEDAEVRAVNARAVGTQMHFTVLQEGFPDLDIVLNQPGLHNVQNACSAVAIAREIGIDDSATQAGLAGFAGVGRRFTKYGEVAIPGGGTFTLVDDFGHHPVETEVTLAAARAAYPGRRLVLVFQPHRYTRTRDLFEDFARVLSVVDLLVLVEVYPAGEAPIVGADGRSLVRAIRARGKTEPVFVETIAEVPETIMGLVRDGDVVLTMGAGAISGVPGKLVNYKD encoded by the coding sequence ATGCAACACAAGGTCAAGAACATTCACTTCGTCGGCATCGGCGGCAGCGGCATGAGCGGCATCGCCGAGGTGCTGGTCACGCTCGGCTACAACGTCAGCGGCTCGGACCTGGGCAGCAACGCCGTCACCCAGCGCCTGGCCGACATGGGTGCCAAGGTGTTCCAGGGTCACGCGGCCGAGTACATCGGCGCCGCAGACGCGGTCGTCACGTCCACCGCCGTGGCGGCGGATAACCCGGAAGTGGTCGCGGCCCGCGCGAAGAAAATCCCGATCGTGCCGCGCGCCGTGATGCTGGGCGAACTGATGCGCCTGAAACGGGGCATCGCCATCGCCGGCACGCACGGCAAGACCACGACCACGTCGCTGGTCGCTTCGGTGCTGTACCAGGGCGGCCTGGACCCCACGTTCGTGATCGGCGGCCGGCTCACGGCGGCCGGTGCCAACGCCAAGCTGGGTTCCGGCGAATACCTGGTGGCCGAGGCGGACGAATCGGATGCGTCGTTCCTGAACCTGGCGCCGATGATCGAGGTGATCACGAACATCGACGCCGACCACATGGAGACGTACGAGCACGATTTCGAGAAGCTCAAGCAGGCTTTCGTGCACTTCACGCACCGCCTGCCGTTCTATGGCCGCGCGATGATGTGCATCGATGATGCGCACGTGCGCAGCATCCTGCCGCAAGTAACGAAACCGGTGACCACGTACGGCTTCGCCGAGGATGCCGAAGTGCGCGCCGTGAACGCCCGCGCGGTCGGCACGCAGATGCATTTCACGGTGTTGCAGGAAGGCTTCCCGGATCTCGATATCGTGCTGAACCAGCCCGGCCTGCACAACGTGCAGAACGCCTGCTCGGCCGTGGCCATCGCCCGCGAGATCGGCATCGACGACAGCGCCACGCAGGCCGGCCTGGCCGGTTTCGCCGGCGTGGGCCGCCGCTTCACGAAGTACGGCGAGGTCGCGATTCCGGGCGGCGGTACCTTCACCCTGGTCGACGATTTCGGCCACCACCCCGTGGAAACGGAAGTCACGCTGGCCGCCGCGCGCGCCGCGTACCCGGGCCGCCGCCTGGTACTGGTGTTCCAGCCGCACCGCTACACCCGCACGCGCGACCTGTTCGAGGACTTCGCCCGCGTGCTGTCGGTAGTGGACCTGCTGGTGCTGGTCGAAGTCTACCCGGCCGGCGAAGCGCCGATCGTGGGCGCCGACGGCCGCTCGCTGGTGCGCGCGATCCGCGCGCGTGGCAAGACCGAGCCGGTGTTCGTCGAAACCATCGCCGAGGTACCGGAAACCATCATGGGACTGGTGCGGGACGGCGACGTGGTCCTGACGATGGGCGCCGGTGCGATCAGCGGCGTGCCGGGAAAACTGGTGAACTACAAAGATTGA
- the murG gene encoding undecaprenyldiphospho-muramoylpentapeptide beta-N-acetylglucosaminyltransferase — MSTPVKKLVIMAAGTGGHIFPGLAIAQTMRARGWEVSWLGTSHGMEGDLVPKAGVAMDVIHFSGMRGKGLGHTLSGAVKMLKAFWDCYGIIGRRKPAVVLGMGGYVTVPGGMMTKLRNVPLVLVNADAALLLSNKTLAPVASKVCFGFPADFGRAAGKAVVTGNPVRREILDLPAPAQRFAGREGALRILVVGGSLGARALNDALPAALALLPEGERPLVTHQSGKKNIDALRAGYAQAGVQATVVDFIDDMASAYAQADVVICRAGAITVSELTAAGVASVLVPLVASTTSHQRDNARWMAQQNAAIHMPQTELTAQGLATLLQTLTRNACRGMAEAAHAVGKRDANDAIANVLEQLA, encoded by the coding sequence ATGAGCACACCTGTGAAGAAGCTCGTGATCATGGCGGCCGGCACCGGCGGCCATATCTTCCCCGGCCTGGCGATCGCCCAGACGATGCGCGCGCGCGGCTGGGAAGTGAGCTGGCTCGGCACGTCGCACGGCATGGAGGGCGACCTGGTGCCGAAGGCCGGCGTGGCGATGGACGTCATCCACTTTTCCGGCATGCGCGGCAAGGGGCTGGGCCATACGCTGTCGGGCGCGGTGAAGATGCTGAAGGCATTCTGGGATTGCTACGGCATCATCGGCCGCCGCAAGCCCGCCGTGGTGCTGGGCATGGGCGGTTACGTGACCGTGCCGGGCGGGATGATGACGAAGCTGCGCAATGTGCCGCTGGTGCTCGTCAACGCCGATGCGGCGCTGCTGCTGTCGAACAAGACGCTGGCGCCGGTGGCGTCGAAGGTGTGCTTCGGCTTCCCGGCCGACTTCGGCCGCGCGGCGGGCAAGGCGGTCGTCACCGGCAACCCGGTGCGCAGGGAAATCCTCGACCTGCCGGCGCCCGCGCAGCGCTTCGCCGGCCGCGAGGGCGCCTTGCGCATCCTGGTGGTCGGCGGCAGCCTCGGGGCCAGGGCGCTCAACGATGCGCTGCCGGCCGCGCTGGCCCTGCTGCCGGAAGGCGAACGCCCGCTGGTCACCCACCAGTCGGGCAAGAAGAACATCGATGCGCTGCGCGCCGGCTATGCGCAGGCGGGCGTGCAGGCCACCGTGGTCGACTTCATCGACGACATGGCCAGCGCCTATGCGCAGGCCGACGTGGTGATCTGCCGCGCCGGCGCCATCACCGTGTCCGAGCTGACGGCGGCCGGCGTGGCCAGCGTGCTGGTGCCGCTGGTGGCGTCGACCACCAGCCACCAGCGCGACAACGCCCGCTGGATGGCGCAACAGAACGCGGCGATCCACATGCCGCAGACCGAACTGACCGCGCAGGGCCTGGCAACCCTGCTGCAGACGCTGACGCGCAACGCCTGCCGCGGCATGGCCGAAGCGGCGCACGCGGTCGGCAAGCGCGACGCGAACGACGCGATCGCAAACGTACTCGAACAACTGGCATAA
- the ftsW gene encoding putative lipid II flippase FtsW, with translation MAFQLPFKFSGGGSVTPIDIRARQSRMMEYDKPLLWVIILLLLLGMVMVYSASIALPDSPKYAAYKNSYFLTRQATFIAISGMVALVAFRIPIATWQRWAPYLFLGTMFLLLLVLIPGVGVVVNGGRRWLSLKIYNLQPSELMKLFIVLYAADYTVRKQEYMHKLTKGFLPMALAVSVVGLLLLLEPDLGAFGVIVCIAMGILFLGGVNAVWFGGIAGMLVTVFVSIIALSKFRRERFFAYLNPWDEANALDKGYQLTHSLIAFGRGEIFGVGLGGSVEKLHYLPEAHTDFLLAVIGEELGLIGVLAVIGMFYWIVKRAFEIGRQAIAIDQTFAGLVAKGIGIWIGIQTFINMGVNLGLLPTKGLTLPLMSYGGTGVLVNCLGLAILLRIDYENRVLMRGGRT, from the coding sequence ATGGCCTTCCAGCTGCCATTCAAGTTCTCCGGAGGCGGATCGGTCACGCCGATCGATATCCGCGCGCGCCAGTCGCGCATGATGGAGTACGACAAGCCGCTGCTGTGGGTGATCATCCTGCTGCTGCTGCTCGGCATGGTCATGGTGTATTCCGCGTCGATCGCGCTGCCCGATTCGCCGAAGTACGCGGCGTACAAGAACTCGTACTTCCTGACGCGCCAGGCCACCTTCATCGCCATCTCCGGCATGGTGGCGCTGGTGGCGTTCCGCATTCCGATCGCCACCTGGCAGCGCTGGGCACCCTACCTGTTCCTCGGCACCATGTTCCTGTTGCTGCTGGTGCTGATCCCCGGCGTGGGCGTGGTGGTCAACGGCGGCCGGCGCTGGCTGTCCCTGAAGATCTACAACCTGCAGCCTTCCGAGCTGATGAAGCTGTTCATCGTGCTGTACGCGGCCGACTACACGGTGCGCAAGCAGGAATACATGCACAAGCTGACCAAGGGTTTCCTGCCGATGGCCCTGGCGGTCAGCGTGGTCGGCCTGCTGCTGCTGCTCGAACCCGACCTGGGCGCGTTCGGCGTGATCGTCTGCATCGCGATGGGCATCCTGTTCCTGGGCGGCGTGAACGCGGTCTGGTTCGGCGGCATCGCCGGCATGCTGGTGACGGTGTTCGTATCGATCATCGCGCTGTCGAAATTCCGGCGCGAGCGCTTCTTCGCCTACCTGAACCCGTGGGACGAAGCCAATGCGCTGGACAAGGGCTACCAGCTGACCCACTCGCTGATCGCTTTCGGCCGCGGCGAGATCTTCGGCGTGGGCCTGGGCGGCAGCGTGGAGAAGCTGCATTACCTGCCGGAGGCGCATACCGACTTCCTGCTGGCCGTGATCGGCGAGGAACTGGGCCTGATCGGCGTGCTCGCTGTCATCGGAATGTTCTACTGGATCGTTAAACGCGCTTTCGAGATCGGCCGCCAGGCGATCGCCATCGACCAGACCTTCGCGGGCCTGGTCGCCAAGGGCATCGGCATCTGGATCGGCATTCAGACATTCATCAATATGGGCGTGAACCTCGGGCTGCTGCCCACCAAGGGATTGACCTTGCCGCTGATGAGCTACGGCGGCACGGGCGTGCTCGTGAACTGCCTCGGCCTGGCGATCCTGCTGCGGATCGACTACGAGAACCGCGTGCTGATGCGGGGCGGGCGAACATGA